From one Thalassobaculum sp. OXR-137 genomic stretch:
- a CDS encoding class I SAM-dependent methyltransferase encodes MFNDAIDLRDFYDAPLGHLARRMIRRQVRDLWPDLRGQSLLGLGFATPYLRPFRGEAERVLAFMPAQQGVLHWPPEGPNLSALVDEGELPLEDASIDRIVVVHALEGTEQRAAMMAELWRVLAANGRILFIVPNRRGLWARFDHTPFGHGQPYTVGQLSRLLRDNRFTPTRTVNSVFTPPYVSGLLIRSAPAIERIGDRWFKTFAGVVMIEAQKQVYAVRQDRKRVLARARDLITAPRPTPAPAPRSLYLDAAGRAILRDRLPKTNQTPGGDPACTLSP; translated from the coding sequence ATGTTCAACGACGCCATCGATCTGCGGGATTTCTACGACGCGCCGCTCGGCCATCTGGCGCGGCGGATGATCCGCCGTCAGGTGCGCGATCTGTGGCCGGATCTTCGCGGCCAGTCGCTGCTCGGCCTCGGTTTCGCCACCCCCTATCTGCGCCCGTTCCGCGGCGAGGCCGAGCGGGTGCTGGCGTTCATGCCGGCCCAGCAGGGGGTGCTGCACTGGCCGCCCGAAGGCCCCAACCTCTCGGCCCTGGTGGACGAGGGCGAGCTGCCGCTGGAGGACGCCTCGATCGACAGGATCGTCGTGGTCCATGCCCTGGAAGGCACCGAGCAGCGCGCGGCCATGATGGCCGAGCTGTGGCGGGTGCTGGCGGCCAACGGGCGGATCCTGTTCATCGTGCCGAACCGCCGGGGGCTGTGGGCGCGCTTCGACCACACCCCGTTCGGCCACGGCCAGCCCTATACGGTCGGCCAGCTCTCGCGGCTGCTGCGCGACAACCGCTTCACCCCGACCCGCACCGTCAACTCGGTCTTCACCCCGCCCTATGTCAGCGGGCTGCTGATCCGGTCCGCGCCCGCCATCGAGCGGATCGGCGACCGGTGGTTCAAGACCTTCGCCGGGGTCGTCATGATCGAGGCGCAGAAACAGGTCTATGCCGTGCGCCAGGACCGCAAGCGGGTGCTGGCCCGGGCCCGGGACCTGATCACCGCCCCCCGACCGACCCCCGCGCCGGCGCCGCGCAGCCTGTATCTGGACGCCGCCGGTCGGGCTATCCTGCGTGACCGTCTACCCAAAACCAATCAAACTCCCGGAGGAGATCCCGCATGTACGTTGTCGCCGTGA
- a CDS encoding putative quinol monooxygenase yields MYVVAVNLVVDAKDADAFADRLKQHAKNSLTQSGCLGFSVSADHDAPGSFHLWEVYKDAAAFDEHKNADFMADFRDFSAPLVKNRVLATGDQIA; encoded by the coding sequence ATGTACGTTGTCGCCGTGAACCTCGTCGTCGATGCCAAGGACGCCGACGCCTTCGCCGACCGCCTGAAGCAGCACGCCAAGAACAGCCTCACCCAGTCCGGCTGCCTGGGCTTCTCGGTCAGCGCCGACCACGACGCGCCGGGTTCCTTCCACCTGTGGGAGGTCTACAAGGACGCGGCCGCGTTCGACGAGCACAAGAACGCCGATTTCATGGCCGATTTCCGCGACTTCTCCGCCCCGCTGGTGAAGAACCGGGTGCTGGCGACCGGCGACCAGATCGCGTAG
- a CDS encoding isocitrate lyase/phosphoenolpyruvate mutase family protein, with amino-acid sequence MSTAASSADAFRRLHDGPDAFVITNPWDIGSARILASLGYKALATSSAGMAFAHGLGDGKVAPDQVLAHCRQIVGATDLPVSADLENGFADSPEGVAETIHSFAGTGLAGGSIEDSTGKADAPIYDFEQAVERIAAAAEMAGTVAGGFVLTARAENFLHGRADLDDTIRRLQAYEKAGAEVLFAPGLPDLDSIRTVCAEVTKPVSVMIGIPGRTFSVDELAAAGVRRISTGPALARAAYTALIAAAEEIKDSGTFDFAIRALGSGKIVERFG; translated from the coding sequence ATGTCGACCGCCGCCTCATCCGCCGACGCCTTCCGACGCCTGCACGACGGGCCCGACGCCTTCGTCATCACCAATCCGTGGGACATCGGGTCCGCCCGCATCCTGGCCTCCCTGGGATACAAGGCGCTCGCCACCTCCAGCGCCGGTATGGCCTTCGCCCATGGCCTCGGCGACGGCAAGGTGGCGCCCGACCAGGTGCTCGCCCATTGCCGCCAGATCGTCGGGGCCACCGACCTTCCGGTCTCCGCCGACCTGGAGAACGGCTTCGCCGACAGCCCGGAAGGCGTGGCCGAGACGATCCACAGCTTCGCCGGAACCGGCCTCGCCGGCGGCTCGATCGAGGATTCCACCGGCAAGGCGGACGCGCCGATCTACGATTTCGAGCAGGCGGTCGAGCGGATCGCGGCGGCGGCCGAGATGGCCGGCACCGTCGCCGGCGGCTTCGTGCTGACCGCGCGGGCGGAGAATTTCCTGCACGGGCGGGCCGACCTGGACGACACGATCCGCCGGCTCCAGGCTTACGAGAAGGCCGGCGCCGAGGTGCTGTTCGCCCCGGGCCTCCCGGATCTCGACTCCATCCGCACGGTCTGCGCCGAGGTGACCAAGCCGGTCAGCGTGATGATAGGCATTCCCGGGCGCACCTTCTCGGTGGACGAGCTTGCCGCCGCCGGCGTGCGACGGATCAGCACCGGCCCCGCCCTCGCCCGCGCCGCCTACACCGCCCTGATCGCGGCCGCCGAAGAGATCAAAGACAGCGGCACCTTCGACTTCGCGATCCGGGCGCTCGGATCCGGCAAGATCGTGGAGCGGTTCGGCTGA
- a CDS encoding transporter substrate-binding domain-containing protein translates to MAASIDTDLTRPGVLRAGINLGNILLVTGKAANGVPEGVAPSLAGLIAAHLGLDVELVPFASPGEVADALADDAWDIALIAEEPERAKTIAFVDAYVEIEATYMVPADSPLTALADVDAPGVRIAVSDRSAYDLYLSRTLKHAELVRAKGLQGALDLYVNETLDALAGLRPALKENAADLGGQRILDGRYTAVRQAVGTKPENRALQAAIAAYLATAKADGTIAGLLQQFGVQEKLSVATD, encoded by the coding sequence ATGGCCGCCTCGATCGATACCGACCTGACCCGCCCGGGCGTGCTGCGCGCCGGCATCAATCTCGGCAACATCCTTCTCGTGACCGGCAAGGCGGCCAACGGCGTCCCGGAAGGCGTGGCGCCGAGCCTGGCCGGGCTGATCGCCGCCCATCTGGGCCTGGATGTCGAGCTGGTGCCGTTCGCGTCGCCGGGCGAGGTGGCGGACGCCCTGGCCGACGACGCCTGGGACATCGCGCTCATCGCCGAGGAGCCGGAGCGGGCCAAGACCATCGCCTTCGTCGACGCCTATGTGGAGATCGAGGCGACCTACATGGTGCCGGCGGACTCGCCGCTGACGGCCCTGGCCGATGTGGATGCGCCGGGGGTGCGGATCGCGGTGTCCGACCGGTCGGCCTACGACCTCTACCTGTCGCGCACCCTCAAGCACGCCGAGCTGGTGCGGGCCAAGGGGCTGCAGGGCGCGCTGGATCTCTACGTGAACGAGACGCTCGATGCCCTGGCCGGCCTGCGCCCGGCGCTGAAGGAGAACGCGGCCGATCTCGGCGGCCAGCGCATCCTCGACGGCCGCTACACCGCCGTGCGCCAGGCCGTCGGCACCAAGCCGGAGAACCGAGCCCTGCAGGCGGCCATCGCGGCGTATCTGGCGACCGCGAAGGCCGACGGCACCATCGCCGGCCTTCTGCAGCAGTTCGGGGTTCAGGAGAAGCTGAGCGTCGCCACCGACTGA
- a CDS encoding methyl-accepting chemotaxis protein, producing the protein MLAFVRSHVNVKLTAALALTLCLVLGGLAGVYITVVNTLMAEQEARAGLLRDMNAELRAEVFGLQKKLIAIPDQLQTDALPVLMAWAVGAYPTETRRFEGRDAILERFTKRGERRDLQQEGGIVVKETDGGVGIVYGIFADDAFTDTVEEVVLAGADPASVAAKVAEVTGAAASPDALKRKVAELKSVIVDEALAAETTRTAILGQIDHIRDAEAQVDRTLTWALVLIAAVSLGCVLIANVAVWAVMRHMVTRALSRLSAALGAIANGEEAEVTDTDRVDEIGALADGIQRFKAALEEIDEMRVQREAERAARERQLADQLSALSAELETGMGARVSVVTDSVEQLVAISAELNGLASDTLSRSTESHALAEESAAFIQDVREVVRNLSDTARDIARDVRSQRALTSEVAAEADNVAVAVADLSATARQIGSVVGLIQEIAEQTNLLALNATIEAARAGRAGAGFAVVAGEVKTLAGQTADATLRIGEEVSGFRASLARVSDAAGAIQERLRSVDSGMGEVADGIESLSEKTGTITDTVEDVADRAHRVAGVNEGVASAAEKTGSMSGHMSASSNRITEALTDMRAHLRQILADAGAAA; encoded by the coding sequence ATGCTCGCGTTCGTCCGGTCCCACGTGAACGTCAAGCTGACCGCCGCTCTCGCGCTCACCCTCTGCCTCGTCCTCGGGGGGCTCGCCGGCGTCTACATCACGGTGGTGAACACCCTGATGGCCGAGCAGGAGGCGCGGGCGGGTCTGCTGCGCGACATGAACGCCGAGCTGCGGGCCGAGGTGTTCGGCCTGCAGAAGAAGCTGATCGCCATTCCCGACCAGCTTCAGACCGACGCCCTGCCGGTGCTGATGGCCTGGGCCGTCGGGGCCTACCCGACCGAGACCCGGCGCTTCGAAGGCCGCGACGCCATTCTCGAGCGCTTCACCAAGCGGGGCGAGCGCCGCGACCTGCAGCAGGAGGGCGGCATCGTGGTCAAGGAGACCGACGGCGGGGTCGGCATCGTCTATGGGATCTTCGCCGACGACGCCTTCACCGACACGGTCGAGGAAGTCGTCCTGGCGGGGGCGGACCCGGCTTCCGTCGCCGCAAAGGTGGCCGAGGTCACCGGTGCGGCGGCGAGCCCCGACGCCCTGAAGCGGAAGGTGGCGGAACTGAAGAGCGTGATCGTCGACGAGGCCCTGGCGGCGGAGACGACGCGCACCGCCATTCTCGGCCAGATTGACCATATCCGCGATGCCGAAGCCCAGGTCGACCGCACCCTGACCTGGGCGCTGGTGCTGATCGCGGCGGTCAGCCTGGGCTGCGTGCTGATCGCCAATGTCGCGGTCTGGGCGGTGATGCGCCACATGGTGACCCGGGCGCTGTCCCGCCTGTCCGCCGCTCTCGGGGCCATCGCCAACGGCGAGGAGGCCGAGGTCACCGACACCGACCGTGTGGACGAGATCGGCGCCCTGGCCGACGGCATCCAGCGCTTCAAGGCGGCGCTGGAGGAGATCGACGAGATGCGGGTGCAGCGCGAGGCCGAGCGCGCCGCCCGCGAGCGCCAGCTTGCCGACCAGCTCTCCGCCCTCAGCGCCGAACTGGAGACCGGCATGGGCGCGCGGGTCTCGGTGGTGACCGACAGCGTGGAGCAGCTCGTGGCGATCTCCGCCGAGCTGAACGGGCTGGCGAGCGACACCCTGTCCCGCTCCACCGAATCCCACGCCCTGGCGGAGGAAAGTGCGGCCTTCATCCAGGACGTCCGCGAGGTCGTGCGCAACCTGAGCGACACCGCCCGGGACATCGCCCGCGACGTACGCTCCCAGCGGGCCCTGACCAGCGAGGTGGCGGCCGAGGCGGACAATGTGGCCGTCGCGGTGGCCGACCTGTCGGCGACGGCGCGGCAGATCGGCAGCGTGGTCGGGCTGATCCAGGAGATCGCCGAGCAGACCAATCTGCTGGCGCTGAACGCCACCATCGAGGCGGCGCGCGCCGGTCGGGCGGGGGCCGGGTTCGCGGTGGTCGCCGGAGAGGTGAAGACCCTGGCCGGACAGACCGCGGATGCCACCCTGAGGATCGGCGAGGAGGTCAGCGGGTTCCGCGCCAGCCTCGCCCGGGTGTCAGACGCGGCCGGGGCGATCCAGGAGCGCCTGCGCTCGGTGGACAGCGGCATGGGCGAGGTCGCCGACGGCATCGAAAGCCTGAGCGAGAAGACCGGCACGATCACCGACACGGTGGAGGACGTGGCCGACCGCGCCCACCGGGTCGCCGGCGTCAATGAGGGGGTCGCCAGCGCGGCCGAGAAGACCGGCTCCATGAGCGGCCACATGTCGGCGTCCTCCAACCGGATCACCGAGGCGCTGACCGACATGCGCGCCCATCTGCGCCAGATCCTGGCCGATGCGGGGGCCGCCGCCTGA
- a CDS encoding S8 family serine peptidase has translation MTVLPSDPLFGDQWYLLNTGQSGGTAGQDIRVLGAWPDYTGAGIRITVIDDGVRYTHPDLSGTYDADSDYNVVTGQDDATPIAGTYSHGTQVAGFSSATANGIGVVGVAYDAIFTGIRIADETGNLTNAAAAIRQAADADVTNNSYGTEIFALEPDAFASIADTARDGRGGLGTVHVYASGNSRFQAVLSTHGPEQNSPYQINVAATDADGQIATFSSPGSNVLVAAPGAQVLGVSGVDDGYGLTDGTSFSAPIVAGVAALVLEANPSLGVRDVQEILAYSAYDTGADPLTRAEILAETVGSEEALADRPEAIRTALEKGISLALSYPWTTVENGATDWNGGGLTASHDYGFGQVDARAATRLAETWDAVPHTVANQTVVIAASTGAVAVPDGDLAGVSQSLTVDANLDVEFAVVDVTIPHGDLGQLQIELTSPHGTTSYLIYNPDFEVYEVLARQDGLLDALPDQTFFASDSATLMSTQHFGESAAGAWTLKVTDTETGTAGTLESWTLRLYGDAATADDRYVYTDQYVTLATADAGRSILVDSDGGTDAINAAAVTGSVSIHLDGTLGSIGGAGFRVAEGTQIENLYTGDGDDLLAGSTLANVLMAGRGSDSLTGGAGDDILDGGRGIDTARFSGLSVSYGIGVSGGETVVEGVDGRDVLRNIEILAFDNGNLLASAPVWVNAIGFDAGFYLADNEDVAAAGFDIGNAFLHYLSYGGFEDRSPNALFDSGDYLAANPDVAAVGLNPLLHYHMHGSLEGRDTSARFDAQAYLAANPDVAADGMDPLLHYLTHGVFEGRLFQSDPFFG, from the coding sequence ATGACCGTACTTCCGTCCGATCCGCTGTTCGGCGACCAGTGGTATCTGCTGAATACGGGGCAGAGCGGCGGCACCGCCGGCCAGGACATCCGGGTGCTCGGCGCCTGGCCGGACTATACCGGGGCCGGCATCCGCATCACCGTGATCGACGACGGGGTGCGCTACACCCACCCGGACCTGTCGGGAACCTACGACGCGGACAGCGACTACAACGTGGTCACCGGGCAGGATGACGCCACGCCGATCGCCGGCACCTATTCCCACGGGACCCAGGTGGCCGGCTTCTCTTCCGCCACGGCCAACGGCATCGGGGTGGTGGGCGTCGCCTATGATGCGATCTTCACCGGCATCCGCATCGCCGACGAGACCGGCAATCTGACGAATGCGGCGGCGGCGATCCGCCAGGCGGCCGATGCCGACGTCACCAACAACAGCTACGGCACCGAGATCTTCGCCCTGGAGCCGGACGCCTTCGCCTCGATCGCCGATACGGCCCGCGACGGCCGCGGGGGATTGGGCACCGTCCATGTCTATGCGTCCGGCAATTCCCGGTTCCAGGCGGTCCTGTCGACCCACGGACCCGAGCAGAACTCCCCGTACCAGATCAACGTCGCCGCCACCGACGCCGACGGCCAGATCGCGACCTTCTCGTCGCCGGGATCGAACGTGCTGGTCGCCGCGCCCGGCGCCCAGGTGCTGGGGGTCAGCGGCGTGGACGACGGCTACGGCCTGACCGACGGCACGTCCTTCTCCGCGCCGATCGTGGCCGGCGTGGCCGCCCTTGTTCTGGAGGCGAACCCGTCGCTTGGCGTGCGCGACGTGCAGGAGATCCTGGCCTATTCCGCCTACGATACCGGCGCCGATCCGCTGACCCGGGCCGAGATCCTGGCCGAGACGGTCGGCAGCGAAGAGGCGCTCGCCGATCGGCCGGAAGCCATCCGCACCGCCCTGGAGAAGGGCATCTCCCTCGCCCTGTCCTACCCCTGGACCACGGTGGAGAACGGGGCGACCGACTGGAACGGCGGCGGGCTCACCGCCAGCCACGATTACGGGTTCGGTCAGGTCGACGCCCGCGCGGCCACCCGCCTCGCCGAGACCTGGGACGCCGTGCCCCACACCGTCGCCAACCAGACGGTGGTCATCGCGGCCTCCACCGGGGCGGTGGCGGTGCCCGACGGCGATTTGGCCGGCGTGTCCCAGTCGCTGACCGTCGACGCCAACCTGGACGTCGAGTTCGCGGTGGTCGACGTGACCATCCCCCATGGCGATCTCGGCCAGCTCCAGATCGAGCTGACCTCGCCCCACGGCACGACCAGCTATCTGATCTACAATCCGGATTTCGAGGTCTACGAGGTCCTGGCGCGGCAGGACGGCCTGCTGGATGCGCTGCCGGACCAGACCTTCTTCGCCAGCGATTCCGCGACCCTGATGTCGACCCAGCATTTCGGCGAGAGCGCCGCCGGCGCGTGGACCCTGAAGGTCACCGACACGGAGACCGGAACCGCGGGCACCCTGGAGAGCTGGACCCTCAGGCTCTACGGCGATGCGGCCACCGCCGACGACCGCTATGTCTACACCGATCAGTACGTGACCCTGGCGACGGCGGATGCGGGCCGCAGCATCCTGGTCGACAGCGACGGCGGCACCGATGCGATCAACGCCGCTGCCGTGACCGGGTCGGTGTCGATCCATCTCGACGGAACCCTCGGCAGCATCGGCGGCGCGGGGTTCCGCGTGGCCGAGGGCACCCAGATCGAGAATCTCTATACCGGCGACGGCGACGACCTGCTGGCCGGCTCGACCCTGGCCAATGTCCTGATGGCCGGACGGGGCAGCGACAGCCTGACCGGCGGCGCGGGGGACGACATCCTGGACGGCGGGCGCGGTATCGACACCGCCCGGTTCAGCGGCCTGTCCGTCTCCTACGGAATCGGGGTCTCCGGCGGGGAGACCGTGGTCGAAGGCGTCGACGGGCGCGACGTCCTGCGCAACATCGAGATCCTGGCCTTCGACAACGGGAACCTGCTCGCCTCCGCCCCGGTCTGGGTGAACGCGATCGGCTTCGACGCCGGTTTCTATCTCGCCGACAACGAGGACGTGGCGGCGGCCGGTTTCGACATCGGCAACGCCTTTCTTCACTACCTGTCTTACGGCGGGTTCGAGGACCGGTCGCCGAACGCGCTGTTCGACAGCGGCGACTATCTGGCGGCCAATCCGGATGTCGCGGCGGTGGGGCTCAATCCGCTGCTGCACTACCATATGCACGGCAGTCTGGAAGGCCGGGACACGAGCGCCCGGTTCGACGCCCAGGCCTATCTGGCGGCCAATCCCGACGTGGCGGCCGACGGGATGGATCCGCTGCTCCACTACCTGACCCATGGCGTCTTCGAGGGCAGGCTGTTCCAGTCGGATCCGTTCTTCGGCTAA
- a CDS encoding chorismate mutase, which yields MADVAPSLAQLRAEIDRIDDALLGLLESRVAIGRRVAAAKGDASGPYLRPGREAAILRRLCSAASDDLPTATLERIWREILGANLARQVDPLTVVYAPEGAAAVLDLARDRGGAATRLEAVDTAEAAIAAAVDGRATLAVLPDVADSRWRWWPQLVSDSQRNSSTQKPRVIARLPLFGEGDVPAYGVAPQDPDPSGDDVTLYAVPGTAEGALDTAEIEGAHWSLIAADGYLEVGHIPAGAALIGAYARPETSRSKTST from the coding sequence ATGGCGGATGTCGCGCCCTCGCTGGCCCAGCTTCGGGCCGAGATCGACCGCATCGACGACGCGCTGCTCGGGCTGCTCGAAAGCCGGGTGGCGATCGGTCGGCGCGTGGCCGCGGCCAAGGGCGACGCCTCGGGTCCGTATCTGCGTCCGGGCCGGGAGGCGGCGATCCTGCGCCGGCTCTGTTCGGCCGCCAGCGACGACCTGCCGACCGCCACCCTGGAGCGCATCTGGCGCGAGATTCTGGGCGCCAACCTGGCCCGCCAGGTCGACCCGCTGACCGTCGTCTACGCCCCGGAAGGTGCCGCAGCCGTGCTCGATCTCGCGCGCGACCGCGGCGGGGCGGCGACCCGTCTGGAGGCGGTGGACACGGCGGAAGCGGCGATCGCCGCGGCGGTCGACGGACGGGCGACCCTGGCCGTCCTGCCGGACGTGGCGGATTCTCGCTGGCGTTGGTGGCCGCAGCTCGTTTCGGACTCCCAACGGAATTCCTCTACCCAGAAGCCGCGCGTCATCGCGCGGCTTCCGCTTTTCGGGGAGGGCGACGTGCCGGCCTATGGCGTGGCCCCGCAGGACCCGGACCCGTCCGGCGACGACGTCACCCTCTACGCCGTGCCCGGCACCGCCGAGGGCGCGCTGGACACCGCGGAGATCGAAGGGGCCCATTGGTCGCTGATCGCCGCCGACGGCTATCTGGAGGTCGGGCATATTCCGGCCGGCGCGGCGCTGATCGGCGCCTACGCCCGGCCCGAGACCTCCCGCTCGAAGACGAGCACCTGA
- the hisC gene encoding histidinol-phosphate transaminase, giving the protein MPSVAPKASIADLAAYKPTSYPKSLQRIIRLNLNEGALGPSPKAMEALAGIASKIHTYPAVAASGLAEAIAERHGIDPARIILGCGSDELIQVLTQAYLEPGDEVIHTQYAFLLFPMATKIAGGVPVSAPDNGFTASVDAILERVTERTKIVFLANPNNPTGTYVPIPEVRRLRAELPDRVLLVLDAAYAEYVQRNDYSAGIDMVEETDNTVMLRTFSKMFGMAGLRLGWAYCPAHIAATLYAVKPPYGVNTPALVAGIAAVKDLDFQEKSVAHNGAWLPWLQDEFKKLGLEPFPSVTNFFITRFPTEPGKTATEAKDFLAKRGIMVRGMADYGEHDFIRISVGQEDENRLVVQGLTDFFNGVSA; this is encoded by the coding sequence ATGCCCAGCGTGGCCCCCAAAGCGTCCATTGCCGATCTCGCCGCCTATAAGCCGACCAGCTACCCCAAGAGCCTTCAGCGCATCATCCGCCTGAACCTGAACGAGGGCGCTCTTGGCCCGTCTCCGAAAGCGATGGAGGCCCTGGCCGGCATCGCGTCGAAGATCCACACCTATCCCGCCGTCGCCGCCTCCGGCCTGGCCGAAGCCATCGCCGAGCGGCACGGCATCGATCCGGCGCGCATCATCCTGGGCTGCGGCTCCGACGAGCTGATCCAGGTGCTCACGCAGGCCTATCTGGAGCCGGGCGACGAGGTGATCCACACCCAGTACGCCTTCCTGCTGTTCCCGATGGCGACCAAGATCGCCGGCGGCGTTCCGGTCTCGGCCCCCGACAACGGCTTCACCGCCAGCGTCGACGCGATCCTGGAGCGGGTGACCGAGCGCACGAAGATCGTGTTCCTGGCCAACCCGAACAACCCGACCGGCACCTATGTGCCGATCCCGGAGGTGCGCCGCCTGCGCGCCGAGCTGCCGGACCGGGTGCTGCTGGTGCTCGACGCCGCCTATGCCGAATACGTCCAGCGCAACGACTACTCCGCCGGCATCGACATGGTGGAGGAGACCGACAACACGGTGATGCTGCGCACCTTCTCCAAGATGTTCGGCATGGCCGGCCTGCGCCTGGGCTGGGCCTATTGCCCGGCCCACATCGCCGCCACGCTCTATGCGGTGAAGCCGCCCTACGGCGTCAACACCCCGGCCCTGGTGGCCGGCATCGCGGCGGTGAAGGACCTGGACTTCCAGGAGAAGTCGGTCGCCCACAACGGCGCCTGGCTGCCCTGGCTGCAGGACGAGTTCAAGAAGCTCGGCCTGGAGCCGTTTCCGTCGGTGACGAACTTCTTCATCACCCGATTCCCGACGGAGCCCGGCAAGACCGCGACCGAGGCCAAGGACTTCCTGGCCAAGCGCGGCATCATGGTGCGCGGCATGGCCGATTACGGCGAGCACGACTTCATCCGCATCTCCGTCGGCCAGGAGGACGAGAACCGGCTGGTCGTCCAGGGCCTGACCGACTTCTTCAACGGAGTGTCCGCGTGA
- a CDS encoding prephenate/arogenate dehydrogenase family protein, with the protein MTTPAPSGEPVFGTLAVIGIGNLGSSVARAVRKYGAVERVIAADLSSEALTRAEQLNLADAYYDAPSKAVAQADVVVLCTPLGAFGAIAKAMAPHLKPGAVVTDVGSVKGAVVAAAGPHMPASVAFVPGHPIAGTEKSGPDAGSSDLFVGRYWILTPDETTDRAAVAKVTELWTRCGAIVEEMKAEYHDKVLAVTSHLPHLIAYTIVGTAFDLEGQEQQDVIRFSAGGFRDFTRIAGSSPIMWRDIFLNNREAVLEMLQRFSEDLSYLQRAIRWGEGDKLQDLFTRTREVRRSVIEAKQDKPFPEGGNGK; encoded by the coding sequence GTGACCACGCCTGCGCCTTCCGGAGAGCCGGTCTTCGGGACCCTCGCGGTCATCGGAATCGGCAATCTCGGCTCCTCGGTCGCCCGTGCCGTGCGCAAGTACGGCGCGGTCGAGCGGGTAATCGCCGCCGACCTGTCGAGCGAGGCGCTGACCCGGGCCGAGCAGCTGAACCTGGCCGATGCCTATTACGACGCCCCGTCCAAGGCGGTTGCCCAGGCCGACGTGGTGGTGCTCTGCACCCCGCTCGGCGCGTTCGGGGCGATCGCCAAGGCGATGGCGCCGCACCTGAAGCCGGGAGCGGTGGTGACCGATGTGGGTTCGGTGAAGGGCGCGGTGGTCGCCGCCGCCGGCCCCCACATGCCGGCCTCCGTCGCCTTCGTGCCCGGCCATCCGATCGCCGGCACCGAGAAGTCGGGACCGGATGCCGGATCGTCCGACCTGTTCGTCGGCCGATACTGGATCCTGACTCCGGACGAGACCACCGACCGCGCGGCCGTGGCCAAGGTGACCGAACTCTGGACGCGCTGCGGAGCGATCGTCGAGGAGATGAAGGCCGAGTATCACGACAAGGTGCTGGCCGTGACCTCGCACCTGCCGCACCTGATCGCCTACACCATCGTCGGCACCGCCTTCGACCTGGAGGGCCAGGAGCAGCAGGACGTGATCCGCTTCTCCGCCGGCGGCTTCCGCGACTTCACCCGCATCGCCGGCTCCAGCCCGATCATGTGGCGCGACATCTTTCTCAATAACCGCGAGGCGGTTCTGGAGATGCTGCAGCGCTTCAGCGAGGACCTGAGCTACCTCCAACGGGCCATCCGCTGGGGCGAGGGCGACAAGCTGCAGGACCTGTTCACCCGCACCCGCGAGGTGCGCCGCAGCGTGATCGAGGCCAAGCAGGACAAACCGTTCCCCGAAGGCGGCAACGGCAAGTAG
- a CDS encoding DUF3800 domain-containing protein has protein sequence MRHIFIDEAGTSAGEPVTVVAGVIIRSDCHWRQLDEYLLTIIKRHIPEQYQDGFVFHAKDISAGNGIFSDRNLWPPKRRWDIIKDVLRANREIGYDIVLGIVRKDKETKLTPAQEAHIRHLSAFAHCLTGVELFLKNLASDEIATVVIEDIPERRKHLKEVQQDMLNPSDNAPWDRNAVPLRHIVQTPLFAEKADSRHLQYADACSFAMRGYCAGFKGFDQLVSEMLVSGSVQIMPQDKDFGHFLITTVDLRTGQIAARG, from the coding sequence ATGCGGCATATATTTATAGATGAAGCTGGCACCAGCGCGGGAGAGCCGGTTACGGTTGTCGCCGGAGTAATAATACGTTCCGACTGCCACTGGCGTCAGTTAGACGAATACTTATTGACTATCATAAAGAGGCACATTCCTGAACAGTATCAGGATGGTTTCGTTTTTCATGCGAAGGATATTTCTGCAGGAAATGGTATATTTAGCGATCGCAATTTGTGGCCTCCAAAAAGACGATGGGACATCATTAAGGACGTGCTAAGGGCAAACCGTGAAATTGGATATGACATTGTGCTCGGTATTGTGCGCAAGGACAAAGAAACCAAGTTAACACCAGCGCAAGAAGCTCACATTCGGCATTTATCCGCGTTTGCTCATTGCCTGACTGGGGTCGAACTATTCTTAAAAAATCTAGCATCAGATGAAATTGCCACGGTGGTAATTGAAGATATACCAGAGCGCCGAAAGCATCTGAAAGAGGTTCAGCAGGATATGCTGAACCCGTCCGACAACGCTCCGTGGGATCGCAATGCCGTTCCCTTACGGCATATCGTTCAAACACCGCTATTTGCCGAGAAAGCCGACTCGCGCCATTTGCAGTATGCAGATGCTTGTTCGTTTGCGATGCGCGGATACTGCGCCGGCTTTAAAGGTTTCGATCAGTTGGTTTCAGAGATGTTGGTGTCCGGTTCGGTTCAGATAATGCCACAAGACAAAGACTTCGGTCACTTCTTGATCACCACCGTCGATCTGCGAACTGGTCAGATTGCCGCGCGCGGTTAG